The genomic segment GCATTTGTGGATCGCTGTCATGCCGAGGGGATTGGCGTGATCATCGACTGGGTTCCTGGCCATTTCCCCAAGGACAGACACGGCCTGGCCTTTTTTGATGGGACCCACCTGTACGAACACGGTGACCCCCGCATTGGAGAACACAAGGAGTGGGGAACTCTGATCTTCAATTACAGCCGCAATGAGGTGCGTAACTTTCTGGTCGCCAACCTCGTGTTCTGGTTGGAGCAGTTCCATATCGATGGAATTCGTGTCGACGCTGTGGCATCGATGCTTTACCGCGATTACCTGCGACCCGATGGTGAATGGCTGGCCAATGAACACGGCGGCCGCGAAAACACCGAGGCAGTGCGCTTCCTTCAGCAGGCCAACCATGTGATGTTCCAGCACTTCCCCGGCGCTCTCTCCATCGCCGAGGAGTCCACCACCTGGCCGATGGTGACCCAACCCACGGACATGGGCGGACTTGGGTTCAACCTCAAATGGAACATGGGCTGGATGCACGACATGCTCGATTACTTCGAGCTTGATCCATGGTTCCGGCAATTCCACCAGAACAACATCACATTTTCAATCTGGTACAACTACACCGAAAACTTCATGTTGGCGCTCAGCCACGATGAAGTTGTGCATGGGAAGAGTCATCTTCTTCACAAGATGCCCGGGGACGACTGGCAAAAATACGCAAACACCCGTGCACTTCTTGCCTATATGTGGACCCACCCCGGCAAGAAGACTATTTTCATGGGGATGGAATTCGGCCAACGTTCTGAGTGGAATGTTTGGGGCGATCTGCAATGGGATCTTCTCAATTACGAACCTCACCAGGGCATTCAGAGACTGGTTGACGATCTCAATGTCCTCTACAAAGCAGAGCCAGCTCTCTGGCGAGATGATTTTGATCAATACGGTTTCCAATGGATCGACTGCAACGACAATCGCCACTCCGTGATCAGCTTCATGCGCCGTGAAACAACCGGCGGCACTTGGCTTGTTGTGGTAGCGAACTTCACGCCATCAAGCCATTCTCATTATCGAGTAGGGGTACCACTCTCCGGCTTCTATGAAGAGATCTTCAACACGGATGCAGCCCGCTATGGAGGCAGCAATCTCGGCAATATGGGAGGAAAACGCAGCGAGGAATGGAGCATCCACGACTATGAGAACTCACTGGAGCTGTGCCTGCCTCCCCTGAGCGTGATGGTGTTCAAACACGACCCCAAGCGAAGCCTCCTGCCGGAAGACACAGCGACCGCAAGCAACACGATGTGAAGCTCACCCATGAGCTCAGGTAGGTTGCCCGCTTGATCTCGAATTCCGGATGAGCGATTCACTGCCCCTGCTGCTACGAGCCGCGCGCGGTGAATCTGTGGAGCGGCCACCCGTCTGGATGATGCGCCAGGCGGGCCGTTACATGAAGGTGTACCGAGATCTTCGCGAGCGCCATCCGAGTTTTCGCGAGCGATCTGAAAATCCGGATCTTTCCTACGAGATCTCGATGCAGCCGTTCGAGGCGTTTCAACCCGACGGCGTGATCCTGTTCTCGGACATCCTCACTCCACTGCCGGGAATGGGCATCGATTTCGACATCGTCGAAAGCAAGGGGCCGCTGATCAACGACCCGATTCGTTCCATCAGTCAGGTGGAAGCGCTTCGCCCTCTGAATCCCGCCGACTCCATGCCCTTCGTCGGAGAAGTTCTCGGTCGGCTGCGCGAAAGCGTTGGCAACCAGGCTGCGGTGCTGGGTTTTGTTGGTGCGCCCTGGACCCTTGCGGCCTACGTCGTGGAAGGGAAAAGCAGCAAGAATTACGCCGTGATCAAAGCGATGGCGTTCCAGGAGCCTGAACTCCTGCATCGACTGCTTGGCCACTTCGCCGAATCCATTGCCAGTTATCTCCGATACCAGATCGATTCCGGGGCCCAGGTTGTACAGATGTTCGACTCCTGGGCTGGCCAGCTCAGCCCCACCGACTACGACACCTTCGCCGCTCCGTATCAACGTCGGGTGGTTGAACTGGTGAAACAGACCCATCCGGACACACCCTTCATCCTTTACATCTCCGGCAGCGCCGGTGTGATCGAGCGAATGGCACAGACGGGTGTTGACATTGTGTCCCTGGACTGGACCGTCGACATGGCCGAAGCCTGCAAACGGCTGCCTCAACACATCGGCGTTCAGGGGAACGTGGACCCTGGTCTGCTGTTCGGAACACCTGAGGCGATCCGTGACCGAATAGACGACACCGTGCGCAAGGCACGCGGACGTCGGCACATCCTCAACCTTGGTCATGGCATCCTGCCGGGAACTCCAGAGGAGAACGGTCGTGCCTTCTTCGAGGCAGGCAAAACCGTGATGGATCGCGTCGGGGCCGCCGCTTGAGCCGAATTCTGATCACTGGCGCAAGCGGCTGCGTCGGCCAGTACATCAGCAGCTGGCTTCTGCAGCACTCGGATGCAGAGCTTCTGCTCTGGCTGCGTGATCCTGAGAAACTCAAGGCCGTCTCAGCTGAGCATCCACGAATCCGTTTGCTGGTGGGCGATCTGCGGGATACCGACCGGTTCGCCCAAGAGCTGGCATCGGTCCACCGGGTGATTCACACCGCCACAGCCTGGGGAGATCCTGATCGGGCGGAACAGGTGAATGTGGTGGCGGTGAAACGAATGCTGGAACTCCTCGACCCCAGCGTTGTGGAACAGATCATCTACTTCTCAACCGCCAGCATCCTGGATCGACATCTCCAGCCGCTGCCTGAAGCCCTTGCCTATGGAACGGAGTACATCCAGACAAAAGCACGGTGTCTCCAGGATCTCGAGGTGCATCCTCTCGCTGCACGGATCATCGCAGTGTTCCCAACCCTCGTCTTCGGGGGACGACTGGATGGCTCCAGTCCCTTTCCTACGAGCTACCTCACCGAGGGACTTGGGGAAGCAAGCCGTTGGCTGTGGCTCGCCCGCTGGCTGAGGGCGGATGCCAGCTTCCACTTCATCCACGCCGAAGACATTGCCCGCATCTGTGGCCAGTTCGCCATCACCCCCCATGCAGCGAACCAGGAACCAGGGCAGGGAGCGCTGCGCCGGATCGTGATGGGGCAGCCGGCGCTCTACGTGGACGATGCCGTCGCCACGCTCTGCCGTTGGCGAGGTGTCTGGCGCACGCCGGGAATCCCTTTGATTCCCTGGCTGATTGAAACCCTGATCCGTGTTCTGCCGATCGATGTGACGGCCTGGGACCGTTTCAGCATCCGTCAGCGGCATTTCGTGCATGAGCCTGCCAGCACGCCGGAGCGCTTTGGGGAGAGCAGCCATGCCCCCGATCTTGAGACAGTTCTTGGCGATTCCGGACTTCCGAGGCGCGAAGGTCTAAGAAGCCGGCGTAAAGTCACTGCAATGACCTGATTCCCATGGGCTCTCTCCTTCGCACCCTGGCAGCTGCCTGCTGCGCACTTTTGATGCTGATCGGCCTCAATGTCGGTTCAGCACAGGCTTCCACCGTTGAAGTGAAGCTCGGTACCGACAGCGGCATGCTCGCTTTTGAGCCCGCCACCGTGACCATCAAGGCCGGTGACACCGTCAAGTTCATCAACAACAAGCTGGCTCCCCACAATGCGGTATTTGATGGCCACGACGAATACAGCCATTCCGACCTGGCCTTCGCCCCAGGAGAATCCTGGGAAGCGACCTTCGCCAGCGCCGGCACGTTCGACTACTACTGCGAGCCCCACCGCGGAGCTGGCATGGTCGGGA from the Synechococcus sp. KORDI-100 genome contains:
- the glgB gene encoding 1,4-alpha-glucan branching protein GlgB, with amino-acid sequence MGGAAVLNWMVQDGERLAECRHDHPFSVLGPQPIESGWVVRVWMPEADSVTLLVDGREQAMDCPHHPWIFETELPNDPGSSYRVRVLRGGITHEQHDPWAFREDWMGEMDRHLFAEGNHHHIWQRMGAHVTQRLGVAGVMFCVWAPHALSVSVLGDLNSWNGRHHPMQQRLGGIWELFIPGMSEGCFYKYEIRSPEGHCYQKADPYGFQHEVRPANSSVVSHLDGFQWSDGDWMQERDSRNPLDQPISVYEMHLGSWIHESADAPWIQPDGTPRAPVPAADMKPGARMLTYAELADRLIPYVKQRGFTHVELMPITEHPFDGSWGYQVTGWYAPTSRYGTPDEFRAFVDRCHAEGIGVIIDWVPGHFPKDRHGLAFFDGTHLYEHGDPRIGEHKEWGTLIFNYSRNEVRNFLVANLVFWLEQFHIDGIRVDAVASMLYRDYLRPDGEWLANEHGGRENTEAVRFLQQANHVMFQHFPGALSIAEESTTWPMVTQPTDMGGLGFNLKWNMGWMHDMLDYFELDPWFRQFHQNNITFSIWYNYTENFMLALSHDEVVHGKSHLLHKMPGDDWQKYANTRALLAYMWTHPGKKTIFMGMEFGQRSEWNVWGDLQWDLLNYEPHQGIQRLVDDLNVLYKAEPALWRDDFDQYGFQWIDCNDNRHSVISFMRRETTGGTWLVVVANFTPSSHSHYRVGVPLSGFYEEIFNTDAARYGGSNLGNMGGKRSEEWSIHDYENSLELCLPPLSVMVFKHDPKRSLLPEDTATASNTM
- the hemE gene encoding uroporphyrinogen decarboxylase, with product MSDSLPLLLRAARGESVERPPVWMMRQAGRYMKVYRDLRERHPSFRERSENPDLSYEISMQPFEAFQPDGVILFSDILTPLPGMGIDFDIVESKGPLINDPIRSISQVEALRPLNPADSMPFVGEVLGRLRESVGNQAAVLGFVGAPWTLAAYVVEGKSSKNYAVIKAMAFQEPELLHRLLGHFAESIASYLRYQIDSGAQVVQMFDSWAGQLSPTDYDTFAAPYQRRVVELVKQTHPDTPFILYISGSAGVIERMAQTGVDIVSLDWTVDMAEACKRLPQHIGVQGNVDPGLLFGTPEAIRDRIDDTVRKARGRRHILNLGHGILPGTPEENGRAFFEAGKTVMDRVGAAA
- a CDS encoding NAD-dependent epimerase/dehydratase family protein, whose translation is MSRILITGASGCVGQYISSWLLQHSDAELLLWLRDPEKLKAVSAEHPRIRLLVGDLRDTDRFAQELASVHRVIHTATAWGDPDRAEQVNVVAVKRMLELLDPSVVEQIIYFSTASILDRHLQPLPEALAYGTEYIQTKARCLQDLEVHPLAARIIAVFPTLVFGGRLDGSSPFPTSYLTEGLGEASRWLWLARWLRADASFHFIHAEDIARICGQFAITPHAANQEPGQGALRRIVMGQPALYVDDAVATLCRWRGVWRTPGIPLIPWLIETLIRVLPIDVTAWDRFSIRQRHFVHEPASTPERFGESSHAPDLETVLGDSGLPRREGLRSRRKVTAMT
- the petE gene encoding plastocyanin; the encoded protein is MGSLLRTLAAACCALLMLIGLNVGSAQASTVEVKLGTDSGMLAFEPATVTIKAGDTVKFINNKLAPHNAVFDGHDEYSHSDLAFAPGESWEATFASAGTFDYYCEPHRGAGMVGKVIVE